In Salarias fasciatus chromosome 20, fSalaFa1.1, whole genome shotgun sequence, a single window of DNA contains:
- the srpk1a gene encoding SRSF protein kinase 1a isoform X2, with protein sequence MERKVLALQARKKRGKAKKTSKKQPANPRARQPTQHEASPQEPEEPEEILGSDDEEQEDPNDYCKGGYHHVKVGDLYNGKYHVIRKLGWGHFSTVWLAWDIQVKRFVAMKVVKSAEHYTETAVDEIKLLRSVRNSDPDDPKREMVVQLLDDFKISGVNGTHVCMVFEVLGHHLLKWIIKSNYQGLPLPCVKSIIRQVLQGLDYLHTKCQIIHTDVKPENILMSVDEPYVRRLAAEATEWQRAGAPPPSGSAISTAPTPKQAVKMSKNKKKKLKKKQKRQAELLEKCILDLEEMEKTTEKQEEDDEDEDPQSPKARACAPLRQVSLQELGNEEADERETPEEPSEVNCNGHLQAEQRPPQWRDEDQHNGNAEPTKKSAAPEDEHEGPAVHPMCNGLDSTAFTEPDAEPEGRGADERLRLPRLQEGEVEQREEDPTCPYREEEGLRDGKLPAGSLLINPLEPLNADKIKVKIADLGNACWVHKHFTEDIQTRQYRSLEVLIGAGYSTPADIWSTACMAFELATGDYLFEPHSGEDYSRDEDHIALIIELLGSVPRKLILTGKYSKDFFTKKGDLKHITKLKPWGLLEVLVDKYEWPRDEAECFTDFLIPMLELIPEKRATAAECLRHPWLAL encoded by the exons ACAGCCAGCCAATCCCAGGGCTCGACAGCCGACCCAGCACGAAGCTTCTCCTCAGGAACCCGAGGAGCCCGAGGAGATTCTGGGCTCGGACGACGAAGAGCAGGAGGACCCCAACGACTACTGCAAAG GTGGCTACCACCATGTTAAAGTTGGAGATCTTTATAACGGGAAATATCACGTAATCCGAAAACTGGGCTGGGGGCATTTCTCCACCGTGTGGCTGGCCTGGGACATTCA GGTGAAGAGGTTCGTTGCAATGAAGGTGGTGAAGAGTGCAGAGCACTACACGGAGACGGCAGTGGACGAGATCAAACTCCTCAGATCC GTGAGAAACTCTGATCCCGATGATCCGAAGCGTGAGATGGTGGTTCAGCTGCTGGACGACTTCAAGATCTCCGGTGTCAATGGCACTC ACGTCTGCATGGTGTTTGAGGTGCTGGGCCATCACTTGTTAAAATGGATCATCAAGTCTAACTATCAAGGTCTGCCCCTGCCTTGTGTGAAGAGCATCATCAGACAG GTTCTCCAAGGCCTGGACTACTTGCACACAAAGTGTCAGATCATCCACACAGACGTGAAGCCGGAGAACATCCTGATGAGCGTGGACGAGCCGTACGTCCGGAGGCTGGCGGCTGAAGCCACGGAGTGGCAGCGGGCCGGAGCGCCTCCGCCTTCCGGTTCAGCAA TCAGCACAGCGCCGACTCCAAAACAG GCAGTAAAAATGTCcaagaacaaaaagaagaagttaaaaaagaagcagaagcggcaggccgagctgctggagaagtgCATCCTGGACTTGGAGGAGATGGAAAAGACGACggagaaacaggaggaggacgacgaggacgaggacccGCAGTCTCCTAAAGCCCGAGCCTGCGCGCCGCTCAGACAGGTGTCTCTTCAGGAGCTGGGAAACGAGGAAGCAGATG AGAGGGAGACGCCCGAGGAGCCGTCGGAGGTGAACTGCAACGGGCACCTGCAGGCGGAGCAGAGGCCGCCGCAGTGGCGGGACGAGGATCAGCACAACGGCAACGCCGAGCCCACCAAGAAGAGCGCCGCCCCCGAGGACGAACACGAGGGACCCGCCGTCCACCCCATGTGCAACGGCCTGGACTCCACGGCCTTCACCGAGCCGGACGCGGAGCCTGAAGGCAGGGGGGCCGACGAGAGGCTCCGGCTGCCGCGGCTCCAAGAGGGAGAGGTGGAACAGCGAGAGGAGGACCCCACCTGTCCCTACAGGGAAGAGGAGGGTCTGAGAGACG GTAAGCTGCCGGCAGGATCCCTGCTCATTAACCCTCTTGAGCCACTCAATGCAGACAAGATCAAGGTCAAGATTGCAGATTTGGGAAACGCCTGCTGGGTG cacAAGCACTTTACAGAAGACATCCAGACCCGGCAGTATCGGTCTTTAGAGGTTCTGATCGGGGCTGGATACAGCACGCCAGCTGATATATGGAGCACAGCCTGCATG GCCTTTGAGCTTGCCACAGGGGACTATTTGTTTGAGCCACACTCTGGGGAGGATTATTCCAGGGATGAAG ACCATATAGCGCTGATCATTGAGCTGCTGGGGAGTGTCCCACGCAAGCTCATTTTGACCGGCAAATATTCCAAGGATTTTTTCACCAAGAAAG GCGACCTGAAACACATCACCAAGCTGAAGCCCTGGGGCCTCCTGGAGGTGCTGGTGGACAAGTACGAGTGGCCCCGCGACGAAGCCGAGTGCTTCACCGACTTCCTGATCCccatgctggagctgatccccgAGAAGCGAGCCACCGCTGCAGAGTGCCTGCGCCACCCCTGGCTCGCCCTCTAG
- the srpk1a gene encoding SRSF protein kinase 1a isoform X1, with translation MERKVLALQARKKRGKAKKTSKKQPANPRARQPTQHEASPQEPEEPEEILGSDDEEQEDPNDYCKGGYHHVKVGDLYNGKYHVIRKLGWGHFSTVWLAWDIQVKRFVAMKVVKSAEHYTETAVDEIKLLRSVRNSDPDDPKREMVVQLLDDFKISGVNGTHVCMVFEVLGHHLLKWIIKSNYQGLPLPCVKSIIRQVLQGLDYLHTKCQIIHTDVKPENILMSVDEPYVRRLAAEATEWQRAGAPPPSGSAISTAPTPKQAVKMSKNKKKKLKKKQKRQAELLEKCILDLEEMEKTTEKQEEDDEDEDPQSPKARACAPLRQVSLQELGNEEADERETPEEPSEVNCNGHLQAEQRPPQWRDEDQHNGNAEPTKKSAAPEDEHEGPAVHPMCNGLDSTAFTEPDAEPEGRGADERLRLPRLQEGEVEQREEDPTCPYREEEGLRDGKLPAGSLLINPLEPLNADKIKVKIADLGNACWVHKHFTEDIQTRQYRSLEVLIGAGYSTPADIWSTACMAFELATGDYLFEPHSGEDYSRDEDHLALMIELLGKVPRHFALSGKYSQEYFTKRGDLKHITKLKPWGLLEVLVDKYEWPRDEAECFTDFLIPMLELIPEKRATAAECLRHPWLAL, from the exons ACAGCCAGCCAATCCCAGGGCTCGACAGCCGACCCAGCACGAAGCTTCTCCTCAGGAACCCGAGGAGCCCGAGGAGATTCTGGGCTCGGACGACGAAGAGCAGGAGGACCCCAACGACTACTGCAAAG GTGGCTACCACCATGTTAAAGTTGGAGATCTTTATAACGGGAAATATCACGTAATCCGAAAACTGGGCTGGGGGCATTTCTCCACCGTGTGGCTGGCCTGGGACATTCA GGTGAAGAGGTTCGTTGCAATGAAGGTGGTGAAGAGTGCAGAGCACTACACGGAGACGGCAGTGGACGAGATCAAACTCCTCAGATCC GTGAGAAACTCTGATCCCGATGATCCGAAGCGTGAGATGGTGGTTCAGCTGCTGGACGACTTCAAGATCTCCGGTGTCAATGGCACTC ACGTCTGCATGGTGTTTGAGGTGCTGGGCCATCACTTGTTAAAATGGATCATCAAGTCTAACTATCAAGGTCTGCCCCTGCCTTGTGTGAAGAGCATCATCAGACAG GTTCTCCAAGGCCTGGACTACTTGCACACAAAGTGTCAGATCATCCACACAGACGTGAAGCCGGAGAACATCCTGATGAGCGTGGACGAGCCGTACGTCCGGAGGCTGGCGGCTGAAGCCACGGAGTGGCAGCGGGCCGGAGCGCCTCCGCCTTCCGGTTCAGCAA TCAGCACAGCGCCGACTCCAAAACAG GCAGTAAAAATGTCcaagaacaaaaagaagaagttaaaaaagaagcagaagcggcaggccgagctgctggagaagtgCATCCTGGACTTGGAGGAGATGGAAAAGACGACggagaaacaggaggaggacgacgaggacgaggacccGCAGTCTCCTAAAGCCCGAGCCTGCGCGCCGCTCAGACAGGTGTCTCTTCAGGAGCTGGGAAACGAGGAAGCAGATG AGAGGGAGACGCCCGAGGAGCCGTCGGAGGTGAACTGCAACGGGCACCTGCAGGCGGAGCAGAGGCCGCCGCAGTGGCGGGACGAGGATCAGCACAACGGCAACGCCGAGCCCACCAAGAAGAGCGCCGCCCCCGAGGACGAACACGAGGGACCCGCCGTCCACCCCATGTGCAACGGCCTGGACTCCACGGCCTTCACCGAGCCGGACGCGGAGCCTGAAGGCAGGGGGGCCGACGAGAGGCTCCGGCTGCCGCGGCTCCAAGAGGGAGAGGTGGAACAGCGAGAGGAGGACCCCACCTGTCCCTACAGGGAAGAGGAGGGTCTGAGAGACG GTAAGCTGCCGGCAGGATCCCTGCTCATTAACCCTCTTGAGCCACTCAATGCAGACAAGATCAAGGTCAAGATTGCAGATTTGGGAAACGCCTGCTGGGTG cacAAGCACTTTACAGAAGACATCCAGACCCGGCAGTATCGGTCTTTAGAGGTTCTGATCGGGGCTGGATACAGCACGCCAGCTGATATATGGAGCACAGCCTGCATG GCCTTTGAGCTTGCCACAGGGGACTATTTGTTTGAGCCACACTCTGGGGAGGATTATTCCAGGGATGAAG ACCATCTTGCTCTCATGATTGAGTTGCTTGGTAAAGTCCCCCGTCACTTTGCCCTGAGTGGGAAATACTCACAGGAATACTTCACCAAGAGAG GCGACCTGAAACACATCACCAAGCTGAAGCCCTGGGGCCTCCTGGAGGTGCTGGTGGACAAGTACGAGTGGCCCCGCGACGAAGCCGAGTGCTTCACCGACTTCCTGATCCccatgctggagctgatccccgAGAAGCGAGCCACCGCTGCAGAGTGCCTGCGCCACCCCTGGCTCGCCCTCTAG
- the lhfpl5b gene encoding LHFPL tetraspan subfamily member 5b — MDLLPAQEAAKIYHTNYVRNSRAIGVLWAVFTVCFVIITVQVFIQPFWIGDSVNTPQAGYFGLFHYCIGNALTSELVCKGSVLDFDSIPSPAFRTAMFFVGSSMLLIVGTMVCFSLFFFCNAGNVYKICAWMQLAAGVLMVMGCLIYPDGWDSDEVKRMCGQKTDKYSLGNCTVRWAYILAIISILDAALLALLSFTLGNRQDKLLPDDFEVEGAGEAGVGVT; from the exons ATGGATCTGCTTCCAGCTCAGGAAGCTGCTAAAATCTACCACACCAACTATGTGAGGAACTCGAGGGCCATCGGCGTCTTGTGGGCCGTGTTCACCGTGTGCTTCGTCATCATCACCGTGCAGGTCTTCATCCAGCCCTTCTGGATCGGGGACAGCGTCAACACGCCACAGGCCGGCTACTTCGGCCTCTTCCACTACTGCATCGGGAACGCGCTGACCTCGGAGCTGGTCTGTAAGGGCAGCGTGCTGGACTTCGACTCCATCCCGTCTCCGGCCTTCAGGACCGCCATGTTCTTCGTGGGGAGCTCCATGCTGCTGATCGTGGGCACCATGGTCtgtttcagcctgtttttcttctgcaaCGCTGGAAACGTCTACAAGATCTGTGCGTGGATGCAGCTGGCAGCAG GTGTGTTGATGGTGATGGGGTGCTTGATCTACCCGGATGGGTGGGACTCCGACGAGGTGAAGAGGATGTGCGGGCAGAAGACGGACAAGTACAGTCTGGGGAACTGCACCGTGCGCTGGGCCTACATCCTGGCCATCATCAGCATTCTGGACGCCGCCCTGCTGGCGCTGCTGTCCTTCACCCTCGGCAACCGGCAGGACAAACTGCTGCCAGACGACTTTGAGGTGGAGGGGGCAGGtgaggcgggggtgggggtcacGTGA